One window of the Peptacetobacter hiranonis genome contains the following:
- a CDS encoding ABC transporter permease, translated as MKKIYRKLSLQYIKKNKSRSLMMLIMIIATVAFMISIDMIDISRAYDKAEVYKKTYGDYHCEYVDISKEKMQQVSKDKRVGYNDNVQNLGYLINKDNGTRVELKSFNGENDNSMKYFDRKGQILKGKIPKNNNEIIIDEISAKNLGIEGNPIGKKISFELRKSYNLPNGEEKLYSENKTFKVVGVVKRVYSGLNSNITGSEQERGLSYTYGDFNGQNIIPYEALTYDIIVRFNGDEERVGNFVEKVAMEYELGRISLNPNGNYLAALSKIKEKRELAETSSNNLVLILTIVLLVFNMLNIVWGEYLKEISMLRLIGARKRDIRFMVIYQSLLLAVIGTAIGVIVGIGITGIGVNILKDSTLEIAKVKPKIHIDSTVITKTTIISIISIALATIVPVIKIGRVGCMESISNSSKQKNKAKQSKIGKFVQDKFGIYRYMGVRNLWLKKTRTVISIFVITLCGYLIMYTFSSIHDKANDNIRKIYHKYDIESSMGIGNDSETYKIPENKIEKIKNMDAVKFANARFNGDATFIEDKNKINDYYIEYFGIDGSEKVEYQNHLRFFGNSDIKNVVEPYMLDNKTAKDIEQKTNGYVNVAVFNSFYDPIKTDYYHKIYKDLEVGDIITLGVKYHNGDKIEKRNVKVRVGAILKDDWQSYGDFLQPSGLEIITSDDNMKELLGFKAYNNLIVDYKDINNIEENRKVEKYIKENIPASFKIKQEFYNMQNEYKEESYREGFINTTLVLMIATISIFCTVKSNLMERRKEIFTMRALGMSDKDMNSMNMYEAVIYAVLSIIGGIALATYKLLNEVKWYNDVYKSEGIEHFMDFTFPYPQAIIFAVVTLATCIIAVKLANRDFKNKEISDGMRDLD; from the coding sequence ATGAAAAAAATATATAGAAAACTTTCTTTACAATATATAAAAAAGAATAAATCAAGAAGTCTGATGATGCTTATTATGATAATAGCTACAGTAGCATTTATGATTTCTATAGACATGATAGATATATCTAGAGCATATGATAAAGCAGAAGTATATAAAAAAACATATGGAGATTATCATTGTGAGTATGTAGATATAAGTAAAGAAAAAATGCAACAAGTTTCTAAAGATAAGAGAGTAGGATATAACGATAATGTACAAAACTTAGGGTATTTAATAAATAAGGATAATGGAACTAGAGTTGAATTAAAATCATTTAATGGAGAAAATGATAATTCAATGAAGTATTTCGATAGAAAAGGTCAAATTCTTAAAGGCAAAATACCTAAAAATAACAACGAAATAATAATAGATGAAATAAGTGCTAAAAACTTAGGTATAGAAGGAAATCCAATAGGAAAGAAAATATCTTTTGAACTTAGAAAAAGTTATAATCTTCCAAATGGAGAGGAAAAATTATACTCTGAAAATAAAACTTTCAAAGTAGTCGGTGTAGTAAAAAGAGTATATTCAGGACTTAATTCAAATATAACAGGTTCAGAACAAGAAAGAGGGCTTAGTTATACATATGGAGACTTTAATGGACAAAACATAATACCTTATGAAGCGTTGACATACGATATAATAGTGAGATTTAATGGTGATGAAGAAAGAGTGGGGAACTTTGTTGAAAAAGTAGCTATGGAATATGAACTTGGAAGAATATCACTTAATCCAAATGGAAATTATTTAGCAGCTTTAAGTAAGATTAAAGAAAAAAGAGAATTAGCTGAAACAAGTTCAAATAATTTAGTATTAATATTAACTATAGTTCTCTTAGTATTTAATATGCTGAATATAGTTTGGGGAGAATACTTAAAAGAAATAAGTATGCTAAGACTTATTGGAGCAAGAAAGAGAGATATAAGATTTATGGTAATATATCAATCGCTGCTACTTGCTGTAATAGGAACAGCTATAGGAGTTATAGTTGGAATTGGTATAACAGGAATAGGAGTTAATATACTTAAAGATAGTACTTTGGAAATAGCAAAGGTAAAACCAAAAATCCATATAGATTCAACAGTAATAACAAAAACAACTATAATATCTATTATATCTATAGCATTAGCTACAATAGTTCCAGTTATAAAAATAGGAAGAGTAGGATGTATGGAAAGTATATCAAATTCTTCAAAACAAAAAAACAAAGCTAAACAATCAAAGATAGGTAAATTTGTACAAGATAAATTCGGTATTTACAGATATATGGGAGTAAGAAACCTTTGGCTTAAAAAAACTAGAACAGTAATATCAATATTTGTAATTACACTTTGTGGATACTTAATTATGTACACTTTCTCAAGTATACACGACAAAGCAAATGATAATATAAGAAAAATATATCATAAATATGATATAGAATCATCTATGGGGATAGGAAATGATTCAGAAACATATAAAATACCAGAAAATAAAATAGAAAAAATAAAAAATATGGATGCAGTTAAATTTGCAAATGCTAGATTTAATGGTGATGCAACCTTTATTGAAGATAAAAATAAAATAAATGACTACTATATAGAATACTTTGGAATAGATGGAAGTGAAAAAGTTGAATATCAAAATCATCTTAGATTTTTTGGAAATAGCGATATAAAAAATGTTGTAGAGCCATATATGTTAGATAATAAAACTGCAAAAGATATAGAACAAAAAACAAATGGTTATGTAAATGTAGCTGTATTTAATAGTTTTTATGATCCAATAAAGACAGATTATTATCATAAGATTTATAAAGATTTAGAGGTCGGAGATATTATTACTCTTGGTGTAAAATACCATAATGGAGATAAGATAGAAAAAAGAAATGTAAAGGTTAGGGTAGGAGCTATTCTTAAAGATGATTGGCAGTCTTATGGAGATTTTCTTCAGCCTTCAGGATTAGAGATAATAACATCTGATGATAATATGAAAGAATTGTTGGGATTTAAAGCATATAATAATCTAATTGTAGATTACAAGGATATAAATAACATAGAAGAAAATAGAAAAGTAGAAAAATATATTAAAGAAAATATACCTGCATCGTTTAAAATAAAACAAGAATTTTACAATATGCAAAATGAATATAAAGAAGAATCTTATAGAGAAGGTTTTATTAATACAACATTAGTACTTATGATTGCAACAATAAGTATATTCTGCACAGTTAAATCTAACTTAATGGAAAGAAGAAAAGAAATATTTACAATGAGAGCATTGGGAATGTCTGATAAAGATATGAATAGTATGAATATGTACGAAGCTGTTATATATGCGGTATTGAGTATAATAGGTGGTATAGCATTAGCTACATATAAACTTTTAAATGAAGTTAAATGGTACAATGATGTATATAAATCAGAGGGGATAGAGCATTTTATGGACTTTACATTCCCATATCCACAGGCGATAATATTCGCAGTTGTTACACTAGCTACTTGTATAATAGCAGTAAAACTAGCAAATAGAGATTTTAAGAATAAAGAAATATCAGATGGTATGAGAGATTTAGATTAA